From the Lathyrus oleraceus cultivar Zhongwan6 chromosome 4, CAAS_Psat_ZW6_1.0, whole genome shotgun sequence genome, one window contains:
- the LOC127136677 gene encoding uncharacterized protein LOC127136677 — MAEYEACIYGIEVVIDLRIKYLEVNGDSALVINQINEDWETRYLNLIPYFEEITFYHIPREKNHLAYALATLAFVFKVKWVIEAPSISIMRLDEPALYYTKDEARDDKPWFYHIKRYLEKQEYPEDTSIPEWKTLRKLSARFFLSGDVLYKIMILSCSYAWIDMKHT, encoded by the coding sequence atggctgaatatgaagcttgcatctATGGTATTGAAGTTGttattgatttgagaatcaagtatcttgaaGTAAATGGGGATTCTGCTCTGGTCATCAACCAAATCAATGAAGATTGGGAGACTCGTTACCTAAATTTGATTCCATACTTTGAGGAGATTACGTTTTATCATATTCCAAGAGAAAAGAATCATTTAGCATACGCACTGGCCACTCTGGCATTTGTGTTCAAAGTTAAATGGGTAATTGAGGCCCCTTCTATCAGCATTATGAGGTTGGATGAGCCAGCTTTGTACTATACTAAAGATGAAGCTCGGGATGATAAACCATGGTTTTATCATATCAAGAGATACCTTGAGAAACAGGAATACCCGGAGGATACGTCCATCCCTGAATGGAAAACACTAAGGAAGTTGTCTGCCAGGTTTTTCTTAAGTGGAGATGTGTTGTATAAGATCATGATTTTGTCctgctcatatgcgtggatagacatgaagcatACATAA